One Corythoichthys intestinalis isolate RoL2023-P3 chromosome 9, ASM3026506v1, whole genome shotgun sequence DNA window includes the following coding sequences:
- the svbp gene encoding small vasohibin-binding protein, with the protein MEPACRKDKPKLNSTPTRGDRSKQKSAQQELKQRQRAEIYALNKVMTELEHQQFEKFCKQMQPQGE; encoded by the exons ATGGAACCTGCCTGCCGTAAGGACAAGCCGAAGCTAAACAGTACCCCAACCAGAGGAGACCGATCAAAACAGAAATCTGCACAGCAGGAACTTAAACAGCGACAACGTGCAGAG ATCTACGCTTTGAACAAGGTGATGACTGAGCTGGAACATCAGCAGTTTGAAAAGTTTTGCAAACAGATGCAGCCACAAGGGGAATGA
- the fbxo2 gene encoding F-box only protein 2 produces MASNLIKNPSGEEKLDFWELTENGGSEWIVEDMPGDCGHDFSDTAVMKYFATSFELCLKRQVIDLIEEGFTCEQLDIQPVVSVEDWYCGRQDCGCTYQITVCLLDENHEVMQEFRPEPVTLDPECDDCSWKQVSHKFSEYGPGLRFISFEHGGQDTKYWEGWFGVRVTGSSVTIHV; encoded by the exons ATGGCCAGTAATCTGATAAAGAATCCAAGTGGTGAAG AGAAACTGGATTTCTGGGAGCTGACGGAGAATGGTGGGAGTGAATGGATAGTAGAGGACATGCCGGGAGACTGTGGTCATGACTTTAGTGATACAGCCGTGATGAAATACTTTGCAACCTCCTTTGA gctGTGTCTGAAGAGACAGGTGATTGACTTAATCGAGGAAGGTTTCACTTGTGAACAGCTGGACATCCAACCTGTCGTGTCAGTGGAAGACtg GTACTGTGGGAGGCAGGACTGCGGCTGCACTTACCAAATAACAGTGTGTCTGCTCGATGAGAATCATGAGGTGATGCAGGAGTTCAGACCTGAGCCCGTGACTCTAGACCCGGAATGTGACGACTGTTCATGGAAACAG GTCAGCCACAAATTTTCTGAGTACGGACCTGGACTGCGTTTTATCTCTTTTGAACATGGAGGGCAAGACACAAAGTATTGGGAGGGGTGGTTTGGTGTGCGGGTTACTGGGAGCTCTGTTACTATTCATGTCTAA